The window TTCATCCATTGCTATTTAAACCAAGGTATCTGCTTGTTAGAGGCCTGACGAGAGGCTTTATGATTTAACGGTTTCAACCATGACAGTATCATACTTTTGTATGGTCATCAAAATCTATGGCTTGCCAAGTGTCTATGATTGCAATTGAATTAGCTGTATTTACCTATTTTTTGTGCGTAATGTAGCTTTTTTTAGCTTTGGTTGATTGTGCTAGTAACTGTGCCTCTCTTTAAATTGGTCAGAGTGGACCTCTCGCGGCTTATTACAAGTTACCTCTGAATCGTGTGCTTGTGGTAATTCCCCTATTACCGTTTTTGGCTTAAGGCCTAACAAATCTTACGATTGGTTTCACCAGAAGACACTTGATTTCATTGTTACTCTGGAATTTGGTGATGTAGGTGCATGATGACATGCAATTGCCATGTGGTGTTCTTCGCCTTCAAGAAAAAGGAGGCCATGGATGCCACAACGGGTATGATATCTCATTTTTCTCACTAGGATGTGATCATGTGTAAAACAGAGTTCAACTTTTCCCTGGTTCTCGTAAGACAATTTCTGTCACATGTTTCAGACTGTAGTATCTACCATCATGATATCTGAATAACAGTATCGGAAACACTTATGTTTATACTTGTTTGGGGTTTGACTGACATTAGTTTATATGGTAGTTATTATTCTTGTGGTCTTCTCAGGTTAAAAAGTGTCATGAACCATTTTCGAGGCAACAGGGAATTTGCAAGGCTACGAATCGGTCTGTTTCAACCTCTATTTCAATTAACACTTTCTCTCCCTCATGAAGATCATTGGTTTCAAATCAAGATATTATTATAATTGTAGGAATCGGAAAGCCTCCGGGACAAATGGATCCAAAGGCTTTCTTGTTGCAGAAGTTCAGCATGGGAGCTCGAGAACGGGTAAGCCTATGAGCAGTTATCGACATTGAAAACATTGTGGCTTAGATCACCATAGAGAGATAGATTTATGTCTCCCTTGTGTGCTCTATGTTTCTGGAAAAGATGGATAAAGCTTTAGCAGAAGGGGTGGATGCTCTGAAGCTGGTCTTGTCTAAAGACTTTGGAGAAAGCTGGAGATTGTTCAATGTGGAACAAAAGTACAAACACTTAAGACAACATACAGTAATTGCAGCTTGACCAAAtgctctttagtctttactgtCTTGGATTCGATAAAGGAAGTGTCTTTTGTAGTAGGTTTTTGAATACCAGATAAGAAAGACTCATGTGCTCGTCAAGTCAAGCTCAAGTCATGTATGTATAGATTTATGATCTTGTGCCTGCCCcttgtacaattttttttcaaatagtcTTTTTagatttcagatttttagaGTCGCTCTCCATTTCGGATTAATACGAAATTATCTGAATTAGTTACACGGAATACTTATTTTACCGTTGACCTTTACTTGAATTAGTGAGTTTTATCCGACTCGTTAATCCATAACGAGAATCTAGGAAGTTGATAAATAAATGAGACATTAAAAACTGATTAGGAAGACATTACGATGCGGAAGAGGGAGAGGGagaattaataatactatttgAGTTATTGACTTACGTTACATTTTCCGAAGTGGAGAGTGGAGACTTTGATTTCCCAGTAACAAAAAATGGTTTTTGGTATTTCTCTTACTCTTTAGGAACGAAGCTATAGGTTGCATATAAATGCCCGTCCGTAGTAGTACAATGCTTGTTATCTTCTTCAAAACCCTTATTACAACTTCCCTAACACACGTCACACTATGGCTAACAAAACAACAGGTGTGTTTTCGTTACGACCAACAATGATAAGCCCTCTATCTCTATATCATTAttagatttaattataaaatctaaatccaaacCACTTCATTTATAAagccaaaccgacatataattttgtttgaattgtaaaatctaaaccctaatcaccttatttgtaaatccaaaccgatacatcattttattctaattgtaaaatttaaaccaagccaatatttccttaaaaaaaattatacataatttgtttactgaatctgttttgctttttaatttaattttgatttattttttaaaataaaataatatatagaagattttgattggttgaaaagaaagaaatgaacaaGAAGGTTCACCCTAgaagtgaacctaagtattttcctTATATTATTTGGTAACAATAGATATAAATTAGCTCCGAGTTAAATGAATATTTTCAACGCACTTTTCAATAAGGGATTTAATTCTACTATACCCCTATTCCAAAAATTCTTTTCTACATTATCCACATTTATTCTACATACCTCTCTACTATTCCAATAATTTATAATCTCAGTTTTGCCCTTTGTTTAGTTTTGCattatttaaataaagtaaatgaat is drawn from Camelina sativa cultivar DH55 chromosome 8, Cs, whole genome shotgun sequence and contains these coding sequences:
- the LOC104706318 gene encoding peptidyl-tRNA hydrolase, mitochondrial-like isoform X3, which produces MLQIGFEMIDTFAESVGIQMNLVNFKAIMGQGFVDDLPVILAMPQTYMNLSGESSGPLAAYYKLPLNRVLVVHDDMQLPCGVLRLQEKGGHGCHNGLKSVMNHFRGNREFARLRIGIGKPPGQMDPKAFLLQKFSMGARERMDKALAEGVDALKLVLSKDFGESWRLFNVEQKYKHLRQHTVIAA
- the LOC104706318 gene encoding peptidyl-tRNA hydrolase, mitochondrial-like isoform X1; the protein is MLSRLSRRCYCTSVHRPWLFLGLGNPGDKYKGTRHNIGFEMIDTFAESVGIQMNLVNFKAIMGQGFVDDLPVILAMPQTYMNLSGESSGPLAAYYKLPLNRVLVVHDDMQLPCGVLRLQEKGGHGCHNGLKSVMNHFRGNREFARLRIGIGKPPGQMDPKAFLLQKFSMGARERMDKALAEGVDALKLVLSKDFGESWRLFNVEQKYKHLRQHTVIAA
- the LOC104706318 gene encoding peptidyl-tRNA hydrolase, mitochondrial-like isoform X2, encoding MLSRLSRRCYCTSVHRPWLFLGLGNPGDKYKGTRHNIGFEMIDTFAESVGIQMNLVNFKAIMGQGFVDDLPVILAKPQTYMNLSGESSGPLAAYYKLPLNRVLVVHDDMQLPCGVLRLQEKGGHGCHNGLKSVMNHFRGNREFARLRIGIGKPPGQMDPKAFLLQKFSMGARERMDKALAEGVDALKLVLSKDFGESWRLFNVEQKYKHLRQHTVIAA